A window from Salvia miltiorrhiza cultivar Shanhuang (shh) chromosome 2, IMPLAD_Smil_shh, whole genome shotgun sequence encodes these proteins:
- the LOC131010272 gene encoding trimethyltridecatetraene synthase-like produces MEIPWLLLGLISAAAAAFISKIIKSRGWRPEQKLLPPGPKPWPIIGNLNLLGSTPHRSLHHLSQKYGEIMLLKLGKFPVVVASSPEMARQFLKVHDAAFASRPTFAAYKHVSFEYSDVAFSPYGPYWREVRKIAVTKVLSARKIGSFEHTRVEERRLLLSRLKSLSGKPVELREHLLRFTLSIICKMLFKEDSIVDMDEVSVMVREWFLLNGAFNIGDWIPWLDSLDLQGYIKKMKALRKKMDRFCDSVIDDHLAKRVAAGDDAAKKDFVDALLQIAAEEDGVEFTMDCVKALIMNMLVAATDTSASVVEWAIHEILKQPHIIEKAKAEMNNVIGRNRWVEESDSTHLPYINAIIMETMRLHPIATLLAPHCAIEDCNVAGYNISKGTVVFVNAWSIGRDPGLWDAPAEFLPERFVGKDIEMITGIDFAILPFGSGRRKCPGINLALKTVPTMLANLLHGFELKLEKGMRHQDISMEEQYGLTTIPQHPISIIMEPTLPTYLY; encoded by the exons ATGGAGATTCCATGGCTGCTTTTAGGCCTAATATCTGCAGCTGCTGCAGCCTTCATCTCAAAAATAATCAAATCACGAGGATGGCGGCCGGAGCAAAAACTCCTTCCACCAGGTCCAAAACCATGGCCTATAATAGGCAACTTAAACCTTCTTGGGTCGACTCCACATCGATCCCTTCACCATTTGTCCCAAAAATACGGCGAAATCATGCTGCTGAAGTTGGGAAAATTCCCAGTCGTGGTTGCATCGTCGCCTGAGATGGCCAGACAGTTCTTGAAGGTGCACGATGCGGCCTTCGCCTCGAGGCCTACGTTTGCTGCCTACAAACACGTCAGCTTCGAATACTCGGACGTAGCTTTTTCTCCCTACGGCCCCTACTGGCGAGAGGTGCGTAAGATAGCCGTGACAAAGGTGCTGAGTGCTCGAAAGATAGGTTCCTTCGAGCACACTCGCGTTGAGGAGCGGCGTCTCTTGCTCTCGCGTCTCAAATCACTGTCGGGGAAGCCGGTTGAGCTGAGGGAGCATTTGTTGCGTTTCACTCTATCAATAATATGTAAGATGCTTTTCAAGGAGGACTCCATTGTAGACATGGATGAAGTGAGCGTGATGGTGCGTGAGTGGTTTCTGCTTAATGGAGCCTTCAATATCGGAGATTGGATACCGTGGCTCGATTCCCTTGATTTGCAGGGTTACATCAAGAAAATGAAGGCTTTGCGCAAGAAAATGGATAGATTTTGCGACTCTGTGATTGATGATCACTTGGCGAAAAGGGTTGCGGCAGGAGACGACGCTGCCAAGAAAGATTTTGTGGATGCTTTGCTGCAGATAGCTGCTGAGGAAGATGGAGTTGAGTTCACCATGGATTGTGTCAAGGCGTTGATAATG AACATGTTGGTTGCCGCTACAGATACCTCAGCTTCTGTAGTGGAATGGGCTATACACGAAATCCTCAAACAACCGCACATTATTGAAAAGGCTAAAGCAGAGATGAACAATGTGATTGGAAGAAATAGATGGGTAGAGGAGAGTGACTCGACTCACTTGCCATACATAAATGCCATAATCATGGAAACAATGCGTCTACATCCAATTGCTACATTATTAGCCCCTCATTGCGCCATTGAGGATTGCAACGTTGCAGGCTATAACATATCCAAGGGGACAGTGGTTTTCGTCAATGCGTGGAGCATAGGGAGAGACCCAGGCTTATGGGATGCGCCTGCAGAGTTCTTGCCAGAAAGGTTTGTAGGAAAAGATATCGAAATGATAACAGGAATTGATTTTGCTATTTTACCATTCGGCTCAGGCAGAAGAAAATGCCCGGGAATCAATCTCGCACTTAAGACTGTTCCAACAATGTTGGCTAATTTGTTGCATGGATTTGAGCTGAAATTGGAGAAGGGCATGAGACATCAAGATATAAGCATGGAGGAACAATATGGACTCACCACCATTCCTCAACACCCTATTTCCATCATCATGGAACCTACATTACCAACCTATCTTTATTGA